The Oncorhynchus nerka isolate Pitt River linkage group LG3, Oner_Uvic_2.0, whole genome shotgun sequence genome includes the window ACTACGCATGACATCTGGGATGTTTGTCTTCTCCTGTTACAGGAGGAAATACAGTAGGGTGCTACGCATGACATCTGGGATGTTTGTCTTCTCCTGTTACAGGAGGAAATACAGTAGGGTGCTACGCATGACATCTGGGATGTTTGTCTTCTTCTCCTGTTACAGGAGGAAATACAGTAGGGTACTACGCATGACACCTGGGATGTTTGTCTTCTTCTCCTGTTACAGGAGGAAATACAGTAGGGTGCTACGCATGACATCTGGGATGTTTGTCTTCTTCTCCTGTTACAGGAGGAAATACATTAGGGTGCTACGCATGAAATCTGGGATGTTTGTCTTCTTCTCCTGTTACAGGAGGAAATACAGTAGGGTGCTACACATGACATCTGGGATGTTTGTCTTCTTCTCCTGTTACAGGAGGAAATACAGTAGGGTGCTACGCATGACATCTGGGATGTTTGTCTTCTTCTCCTGTTACAGGAGGAAATACAGTAGGGTGCTACGCATGACATCTGGGATGTTTGTCTTCTCCTGTTACATTAGGAAATACAGTAGGGTACTACGCATGACATCTGGGATGTTTGTCTTCTTCTCCTGTTACAGGAGGAAATACAGTAGGGTGCTACGCATGACATCTGGGATGTTTGTCTTCTTCTCCTGTTACAGGAGGAAATACAGTAGGGTACTACTACGCATGACATCTGGGATGTTTGTCTTCTTCTCCAGTTACAGGAGGAAATACAGTAGGGTGCTACGCATGACATCTGGGATGTTTGTCTTCTTCTCCAGTTACAGGAGGAAATACAGTAGGGTGCTACGCATGACATCTGGGATGTTTGTCTTCTTCTCCTGTTACAGGAGGAAATACAGTAGGGTGCTACGCATGACATCTGGGATGTTTGTTTTCTTCTCCTGTTACAGGAGGAAATACAGTAGGGTGCTACGCATGACATCTGGGATGTTTGTCTTCTTCTCCTGTTACAGGAGGAAATACAGTAGGGTACTACTACGCATGACATCTGGGATGTTTGTCTTCTTCTCCTGTTACAGGAGGAAATACAGTAGGGTGCTACGCATGACATCTGGGATGTTTGTCTTCTTCTCCTGTTACAGGAGGAAATACAGTAGGGTGCTACTACGCATGACATCTGGGATGTTTGTCTTCTTCTCCTGTTACAGGAGGAAATACAGTAGGGTACTACGCATGACATCTGGGATGTTTGTCTTCTTCTCCTGTTACAGGAGGAAATACAGTAGGGTACTACGCATGACATCTGGGATGTTTGTCTTCTTCTCCTGTTACAGGAGGAAATACAGTAGGGTGCTACGCATGACATCTGGGATGAGACTGTCCTGCACCTGCAGTATAGAACAACTTCATGCCTTTCAAATGATGGCTATATTCTTCATGCGATAGTTGCCTGTACTGTATATTTGGCTATTTTCAATAGTCTGAGTCAGGACCAACACCCACATAGGAGTCCATGGAGGCTGTCTGTGTTAGAACgctccccctctcacccctcccctttccctcatcacccctcctccccctctctttcgcCTTCTCTGAACCAAATTAGTTGTTTGCCCCATCTTTTAACCCTTCTTAgttttctctctattctctcccttTATTCCCTttctccttatccctctctcttaatctccctcttctctccaatATCTCCTGTTCACCATCTCTACAGCCCCCCCTTACTTTTCTTTTGGCctttcctctcatcctcctcttcttatcTCCATCTTGCTtaatctgactctctctctccatctctctctgtccccctctccactctctttctttctctctctctctcttttttctctctctctctctctcccctctctctctctctctctctctctctcgttctgtctccccctctctctctcattctgtctccccctctctctctctcgttctgtctcccccctctctctctctcgttctgtcccccccctctctcgctcattctgtctccccctctctctctcttgttctgtctctcgcccctctctccctctctctctgtctcagggagGCATCTATCCCATGTACAACTCTGACTTTATCCCCTTTATTCTCCTCACCAACAGCTTTGCTCATTTCTGTACCTCATCATTCATCTTTCTAATGCATCGCATTAGTGAAAACCAAGACTGTTCTCAGGGCATTCTCCCAATATTCTATGAAAAGTCACTTCTGTTAGTCAAAACCGGCAGACCTGCTCCGAGAACAGTCTTGGTTTCCACTAATGCGATATATCCAATacacttcctctccctcttcccctctcttgcTTCCAATTCCTTCCTTTAGCTCATATCCcttatttcctcctcctcctcctctttccactCTCCTCATTATACCTGCCCTTCTGTGTTTTTAAACTTTTAATCTGAATGTCTTTTATCACTGAGTACTGTTATCAAGGCTTATTTTAAAAAAAGATAGAGTTACAACACCTCTAAAATGTAGTTGTTTCAGCTTGACtgctaaatgtaaaatgttctcctcctccccttccccctctccctcacatctgtcccttctcttcctctcccctttctcatcTCCCCATTTatttttcttccccttcctcatctctcttcccgtctccctccttccccccgcCTATCCCTCGCTTTCccatttcttctcctctctgtcccttcctacctctctccccttcccaggTCTGCCCCAGACGCTGCTCCCCCAGCTGGACCTCCCGGAGCCCCAGGGGCCCCAGGAGCAGATGGAGCCCCAGGTGGAgggcccccaccccctcctcccaacACCTCCAGCAACCGCAGGCTACAACAGACACAGGCCCAAGTGGAGGAGGTGAGCTAGTGTGACACGCACATACAGTACCAACCAACCTGCTCCAGGTTTCGATACCATGCTCCTAACAGTACTCCCACTCGTGCCAAATCATATAGTACAACATTTTAAAATACAGCAAGTAGCTAGCTTGTCAATCTGGGATTGACGTCACAGCGTGAGACAACTAGCAGCAATTAGGCCAGATCTGGGCTGCATTTCCAGTTACTCCCTGCACTCATTCACTCTCCTTGGTGTAAGCAACAGCGCCACCTAGTTTCCCCCTTTTTGATTTCATTTATCCAGTTCAATGAAATAGGGGAAGGGAAGGAATGAGGGCAGAAGTAAAGGAAGAACCTTCTGGACTGAAATGCAGTCCCAAGTCAAGCTGTAGAAACAGAGCTGACATTCTTTGATTGTTGGGAAATCTAAAAATAGAGTAGCATAGTCTACTCTACAATgcaatttgatttgttttacgaTTTATTTCAGTAATGCTTTGGCTATCCAGTCTCCGTCAGGGTGTGGGGGTGTGGCTTTCTGGGATCAACATGATATTCCATCGACCTGACAACATGAATTTGTCATTTTAttgctgtgtgtttgtggtgtgtgcaTAATGAATGAAGCGCTGAGAAATGTTGTAACAACTATTCCAAAATACAATACCCAAGATATCAATTTGGCTAGCATACAATACAACATGGCTAGCATACAATACAACATGGCTAGCATACAATACAACATGGCTAGCATACAATACAACATGGCTAGCATACAATACAACATGGCTAGCATACAATACAACATGGCTAGCATACAATACAACATGGCTAGCATACAATACAACATGGCTAGCATACAATACAACATGGCTAGCATACGATACAACATGGCTAGCATACGATACAACATGGCTAGCATACAATACAACATGGCTAGCATACGATACAACATGGCTGTCTATGATGATGTTTTATATATTCTATTTTTATGGCCAACGTTATGTTAGCTATTAACATAAATTGatcaaccatgttattttctttaTGTTAGTAATGGACTGCACTGCAGCTTGGGAATGGTTTCATGCTGTATTAAATTGTGTGATGTGGGCTTCTATGGCTCGGGATGTCAGtaaattcctctcctctcctctcctctcctctcctctcctcttctcttctcttctcttctcttctcttctcttctcttctcttctcttctcttctcttctcttctcttctcttctctctcctcctctcctctcctctcctctcctctccctaccttacccctctcctctcctcttctcttccctctcctctcctctcctctccctaccttacccctctcctctcctcttctcttccctctcctctcctctcctctccccacctacccctctcctctcctctcctcttctcttctcttctcttctcttctcttctcttctcttctcttctcttctcttctcttctcttctcttctcttccctctcctctccctaccttacccctctccttcttctcttctcttctcttctcttctcttctcttctcttctcttctcttctcttctcttctcttctcttctcttctcttctcttctcttccctctcctctcctctccccacctacccctctcctctccccacctaccccctcctctcctctcctctcctctcctctcctctccaggtggtGGATATTATGCGGGTGAATGTGGACAAGGTTCTGGAGAGGGACCAGAAGCTGTCGGAGCTGGATGACAGAGCGGATGCTCTCCAGGCCGGGGCCTCCCAGTTCGAGAGCTGTGCAGCCAAACTCAAGAGCAAATACTGGTGGAAAAACGCAAAGGTA containing:
- the LOC115142086 gene encoding vesicle-associated membrane protein 1-like → MSAPDAAPPAGPPGAPGAPGADGAPGGGPPPPPPNTSSNRRLQQTQAQVEEVVDIMRVNVDKVLERDQKLSELDDRADALQAGASQFESCAAKLKSKYWWKNAKMMIIMGIIGVLVVGVLFLYFFY